The Balaenoptera ricei isolate mBalRic1 chromosome X, mBalRic1.hap2, whole genome shotgun sequence region tactgttctccatagtggctgtatcaagttacattcccaccaacagtgaaagagggttcccttttctccacaccctctccaggatttattgtttgtagatttttgatgacggccattctgactgctgtgaggtgataccatattgtagttttgatttgcatttctctaatgattagtgatgttgagtatcctttcatgtgtttgttggcaatcggtatatcttctttggagaaatgtctatttaggtcttctgcacatttttggattgggctgggtttttttttgatattgagctgcatgagctgcttgtaaattttggagattaatcctttgtcagttgcttcatttgcaaatattttctaggaGACTTCTGATAACTGAAAAACATGATATGGACTAAGTTGTTTATATTAAGTTTTCTCCACCTTGAGCAGGGCCACAGGTTGCCTGCACACCACAGGGACGtggcaaagcaaaaaaaaaaaaaaaaaaagtttaaatctaAGTGGGCTAGGCTCTGTCAGCTCATCAGTTGCAAGCGGTGTTCATCACTAAGTGAATTGCACTTAATGAATTAAAGATGAAAGAGGCAGCAGGGAGCACAAATGCAGGAGAAGACCTTTCACTTCAAATTTAAAGGGCTCATTTTATGACTATTTAAGATCTGCAGATCAGAATTTTTCCATTCTTCCTCTAATTGTTTACTTGAAACAGCATATACTGTTTGAAATGGTGGGGGCATTGGGAATggacagaggaacaaagataaatcCTCAAATTGGTAAACAAAGGCTGCTGTAGCTTAGTCACTGAGTCTCCTCTAGGAACAGGAGCTCTGAGGTAGGTGGGCAAGGTGGGTAAGGTTCAGGTTGGCTATAGATGTAAGGATCAGATTCTAGATTGCATACAACTAGTGGTCAGTTTCATCACCTGTATTTTACTCCTCACCAAGTAGTAATGCTAACTTTGCTTGCATTCTTCCAATGATATGGAACTCATAAATTACTTAATGGAGACAATCATCCCATCTCCACCCCTACCCTCCCAAACGTCTTCAGATAGTGCCTTACTTGTCTCTGAGAACAAGTATTCCACACAGGAGTCCTTCAGAGACAGTTACACATGTATCAAGTTTCCCCTTTGACCCCTGACTTTACTTAAAATCTCAGTGCCTTGGTTTTCTGACCTGGAAAATGACAAAATCGTGGTcaagattgaatgagataatgaatattaaagtgatttttaagaTACTTAAATTTCTGTACACATATACAGTGAAGCTCAATGGGGATAAGAACCTAATCATTCCTTTCTGgttgttcttttaatattttcacatattgatTAGATGGGTATGGTGATAGCTCAACCCAGATTTATTGAGATGGTTCCAATTTAGAATGTTATCTCACTGTTCTTATAAAACATGACAAGGTGCACACTCAGTTATGTAAAGCACTCTCCCAGACTGCTTCCTTGAACCTAGAAGTAGTAAAGAAGTCTTTGTCAGACATGATCATTTGTTTtgccttgccaaaaaaaaaaaaaatcactgaatttatGGGGcttaaggaagaaaggaagatagTGGATAGAAAGCCAAAAACTGGTGATACCAATGCCTGTTGGACTTTCCCTCAAGCTCAGACCACTTCTACAGAGATCCCATCCCCCTGCTTGCTTACTCAGCTTCCTCCCATTTTGATCAGATTTTCATGGCTGGATTCCAGGTCTTATTTTTCTTGTCACAATTTTAACCTCAGGCTACTACTGGTAGGGATTCTTTTGCTTGTCCTTCCCCTAGCCCTTTATCATCTTAGTGTATCCATCAACACAGATTTACATAAGGCCCATGGAACCAGCCCTGTGCAAGGTATTGTGGGAGTTTAAAGGAAAGAGGCTTCCTCCAGGAGGGAACATAAAATCATGTGTCTTTCCACAGTTCAGGGAATGGAGAAGTTAGTAAGGGTCTGAGTAGTCAGAGGAGGCTGCATCGAGGAGGCTGAACTTAAGCTGAGCATAGGAAGAAGAGGGCTTTTAGGTGAGGGGAGAAAGAGATTAAAAGCAGGGGTGGGCATGATTACATGTTCTGAAGTGCAGGTAGGGGCTTGGCTTCCTTATATGTAAAGTGCAAATAATCATACCTACTTCATAAGACTACTGTGAGGATCATACGGTCTAGGAGAGAGGTAACAAACGCATGTTCAGCATGTTGCAGTTATCCCTCCAGACCCCATGGCAGACATTGACAATCCTTCACAACATTCTACCAGTGAGGCCAGTTACAGGGCCAGAGTCCTCTTACATACAGCTCCAGGTAGCCAGTACCGATCAGAGTACGTACGCTGGCATAAATTAGATACTCAAGAAATCACAAGTGTTATTACCAAAGACCTACAAAACTGTTGGATACAACTGAAGGAAAACAGGACTTGTCTTTCCTATTCTtcccaaaaacaaatgaaaatctcTGCATTTACAGTGTGTCAGAGGCCTGCCATGTCTTCAGCACTTGCAGGTCTGAAATGAGACTTAGACCCGATCCTGCTACAAAGGTTATCTGCCATATGTTATAACATCTCTTATGAGCTGTAAGTAGCAGCACACTTGATCTTCAGGAGTTGACACACCTCCAAAACATGACTACTTTCCCTGAAGTCTTCACTTCACCACCCATATAACGTTGGTACCCCTCAGGGCCTGAATCAAGTTGGCAAGTACAGCAAAGAAGCAATAGAGTCTATCTTTGGGGTTTTTCCTTGACTCCATGTAATACTCTGTGTTCAACCCTAGTGCTATGATGTCTACCTAATGGCAGATCACCTTGCCTTCCATCCAGTGTCCAGATCCTTGCCTTCCTAGAAAAACTCTCCCATTCCTTCTCGGCATTTTTCTTTATTGGATTGAGAGAAAAGAAGAGTGCAAATGGGTCATGTATTGCTGGGATGATGTTATCGGTCATGATTCTGGCTGGTGACTGAGCAGAATCATTCAGACATGTGTTGTGGTTGCCAGCAGAGACAGTAGGCAAAGGAGAGAAGGTAGGTGAAGGAGGAGACTGAGAAACATGACCTTAGGAGGAATGTTAAATAGACCCATGGAGCAGGAAGGCTGATATGGCTCCTTAATAGAGTTGTGCACATTTGAAAGGAAAACTGGGAAACTGACTGACAGGGAATACTTGTAGATAGTGTTCATGACATGTTGAACTTCATAAGCAGCTAGGCCATGGGTCCAGCTGAGCCAGAAGGAAGGTTGACGCTTAAAGGAAGGTATGAGGTCTGAGTCATAGCAATAGGCATATTGATCCCAGCTGGGCTGCTCTGTCTGATATGGGGATAAGAGAACGATTTTTCTACCTCATTCACAGGCAGAGCAGAGCAGAATAGTACATAACTCTCAGCAGGAACTACAGAGTCCTGAGAGCAGGGTCAACTCAATTGCTACTCTCTCTCTTGCCTCTGAGCCAGCTACATCTCACATGCCTGAGCCAGGTCTGCACTAGCCCACTGTTTAGAGGTGACCATGCAGCCTCAAGTAGAGTCTAGGAAGGAAGCAATCTACATATCACACACTTCAGGGGCCACTTTTGGAgtcaaatattttctactttcaaaAACGTAGATAGTGCCGAAGCAGGAAGGGCCTTTTGCGATTACTCAGCCTACAGTTTTTTGAAAGTGTTGCTGGGGAAACTTCTGCATCAGCATCACTGACAGAGCttgattaaaatgcaaattatctGGCCTcatcccagacccactgaatcacaCTGTCTAGGGGTGAGGCCCAAAAATCTGTATGTTAAAATTCCAGGGGATTCTGAAGTATCCTGAAATTTGAGAACCTCTGACAAATACAGGAGTTTTGTGTGGGCAGTCACCCAATATTCCCAAGGTAAAATCTGAAGACTTCTTAACACAGAATAATTTGGGGTGCCTATAAAAAATTCATATTCCTAGGTCTCCTGCTAACCttcctgaatcagaatttcttatCTTAATAAACTTCAAGAAACACAATCCCTTCATTATACAGATACAAAAACTgacccagagagaggaagtgactcGCCCAAGGTTGTCAGTATagatagtggcagagctggggtcacACCCAAGTCTTCAGACAAGTTCAAACAGTATGCCCCTGTGGTCACCTTATGAGGATTATTTATCTATCAGTTTAGCTCCTATGACCACAGCATTCCTTAGAAGATCTGGAGAACAAGAGTAAGAATGAAACTGCTTTGGGTAGTTGCATGACCCTAGTTCAATCTTCTCCAATGAGTTATGTAGAACAGCTTGAAAATAAAACAGTGTAAGGTCACAAAGCTCTCTTACAAGCAGCAGGATACTACAGGCCCTTCTCCAAATGGGGTCTTAGGGGACTCCAGAGTGGAGTAGTTTTATATCTGGGGAAATTCTTAACTATGGCTTTGGTTCAAACTGAACACAAACATCAAAGTGGCCTGCAATAGTTTACTAAACctatttttgtgttgttgtttttgtagttGAAACACATACTGATTAAAGAAAAGCTTAAGCATATGCAGTTTTCTATCAGACCTGGTCCAAGCTCACTAGTCTGATCCCTCAAGCCTGTGCATTTGAGTTATGAGCTCTGTCTCTACTTCGTCTCCGAAAGACTGTGGTCTGGAACTCCTCCAGACTGTCAACTCTGCCCACAGGATCTGCTGGAACAATCCAATAGAAGGCCATTGACCTCTAAAAGGAGAGCAATTTCCAAAATGATAAGGCAAGGTAGATTTTCTCTGAGGGATTAAGCAACTGCCATTGACAACAGTGCCATTGTATGATTTGCATTTGGGCTAATGCTTATAATTTTAGCAAGTGTTTCACCAGTGCTacataattagaaaaattaaatgatctGCCACTTTGAATACATAATTCTGTAAAGAAACTGGAGACCTCTACAGATATTCTGGAACTTCTGAGAGTGGAGTCAAAGGGCAGAAAGcagggacagagaaggaaaagttaTAATTGCACCCCCTGAAAAAGAGTTTGGTAGAGGTCCACAAACCCTTACCTTCAATTCTGAAATCAAAAAGCTCTGTAcaacagaagcttttttttttttttttaatttggtgccAGAACTTATTTGGCAGAAAAACCTGACCTGAACTGACATGAACTTAGTCTTTATCTCTTTTAGTATGAATAttcagacattttttttcctgcagaaatGTTAATGGCTTAATTATGGGATGTTTTCCCAGACATTACTGGGAGTGTTATGTAATAAACAGTACATACTCTATGTTActtttctaaaatctgaaaataatttaaattctaaaacACAGACTGTGGACCTAGAATaatgatagctaacatttatggagcatttGCCATCTGCATGAAGCTGTGCTAATCTCTtttcatctcatttcatcttcatgaCACCAAGAGGCACGTATtaatatcatctccattttaaagtTTGGAACTGATTCtcacagaggttaaataacttgtccagagtcacacGACTTTTGGCCAAGCCAGGGTTTGGACCCAGGTCAGTCTGACTCTAGAACCTACATGCTGAACTCTTGCTCTCTACTACCTGGGAGAGATGAGCAGTTGTTAAGAACAGTGTGGGCAATTTGTGGCTTTATATGGAGGTAGAATAGGCTACCACCTATTCTACATCATTTGAGGGTCAACCTCCTACCCCCATATATGTCTCCTCCCCATCCCTACTTCTCTGAGATGCTACTAATATGGCTTTATTCCATGATATTTGTATGGATGGCTTTTCTCACAAGGACCACCATCATCAGAAGTGTGCCAGCCAACTTGTACAGGTTCCTGGCATCCactccagacttactgaatcagaattgctAGAGATTGGGACCAAGTGGATTTTtatacacattaaagtttgaggaaacaaaaatgaatgcCCTGGGAAAGGTCAATCATTAACACTCAATAATTAACATATTAGCTATCAGTTGACACCTAGCTGGGTTGACAGGAATAAACTCATGGATGGGCACCTGTAAAGTGAAAGATGTCTGAAAGGTAAATAGTAGACTAGATGGGTGAGATAtggaaaggaagaatgaaaggaGGTATGACAGTATCTTTCTACTCTGGCGTTATGCACTGAGGGTAGAGCCTCACCACTGGCATTGTTCAGCTGCACTGGAACAATCTTGGAAGCAAGTCTCTCATTTTTTGTTGCTACTCAGAGCACCTATCTATTGTCTCATTGATACTCACAGCAACCCTTTGAGGTAGACAAGATAGTCATTCTCAttagataaaaagaaattgagaagcAAATGAGTTCTTCAAATCATCCAACTGATAGTGATTAGGCAAGTTTCTGGCCCCCCATCTTACACTATTTCATTCTTCCAATAATTTCTTCCATAGGTTTCGAGAGGAGGTGTCATCAAATAAAACCTAGGGAATCAAATCTTGCTTTCAGtgatacacacttttttttttttgcccactgATGGCCGATTTAAATACTACACAAGGAAAGGACAGTGAGAGGAATTACATAGCAGAATAGTTCAACTAATATACGAtatgtttggggtttgttttaaacttttactGGTTGCTATATTCTTGTTATCAATGCAGGGAAGACTGCTGAACATTTTGATCTTTATAATTTAGGAATATTCTGTTCTTCTTTGCTAGGTTCTCAATCTCACCTCTTCATCTTGCCTGTGATGTCTTAATCATGGCCATGGCAACCAAATGTGACCTCAGACACAGACTAGAAACCCAGAAAAAATGGATTAACTACCACCATAGCAATCGGATCCTCACAGCACTGCAGGCTATGATTGGAGCCCTGAGGGTCAAGTCCAACCAGTGAGTATTCCAGTTCTGGCTAAGTGCTCTCTAGAGCAGCACATCTCAAACTTCAATGCACATTCGAATCACCTggagaatcttgttaaaatggaacactgattcagtaggtctggggtgggaccttagagtctgcatttccaacaacCTCCCTGGTGATGCCAAAACTGCTGGTTCCCTGATCGCGTTTGGAGTAGCAAGGGTCAAGAACCATCATTATGCCCAAGTAGTGTAAGCAAATGAGCACATTTGTAGTCCTGGAGGAAGTGCTGTTTTGGACAGCAGTTCTGATGAACAGGCCAGCTCTGATATTAactagttgtatgaccttgggcaaacatttttacttctctaggtctctgttttctcatctgtgaaatcacaaatttGGCCTGGATGATTTCTACGATCACTTTGGATTGTAAAATTCTTTGATTCTCTGATAAAGAAAGATACTTTAGAATCAAAAGCTTAGTCTGAGAGCAAATTGCCTCCATATTACCAagaaggggagtggggagagaaatCTACTGTAACTTTTGTATTTATCTTCTTAATTCCAAATCTTctatgtgtcctaaggtaatttaTTTCTTCTGAATGTGCAGAACATTGGCATTCTCCATGAAGAAGAGGCAACACTGAGTAGTGGACAACAGTTTTTGGCATTTCTCAGCTCTCAGCATACCCTTGTGACTTCTTCATAGCTAACAGATTTGTCTACTTGCTCATGACACCGTCTCTCTGATCACAGAGCAAAACCACTGTCTGCCCATTGGTATCCAATATTGGTACTCAATTCTGCTTAGTCTCACTTGATTCCAGAAGATACAGTAGAGAATTACACAGAATCACCACCTACCAGAGTGCTCTGTTGAAGCAATATGAGAACTTTGTTCTTGGGTTACAGCAGTCATTTGGTGAGCCCACAAAACAGGAAATGAACCCCTTGGTGAATGCTAAGGTTGACAAAAGGGACAACTTCTCTCAGCAGGATGCCACTACTTTCCAGCTCCTTGCTCAAAATCTGAGATATAATGAAACCAATCAGAGTGATCACTACCAAGAGGAACTAGCTGACTCCATTCAGGCTGAAGTAAGTGGCACAGATCTGATGGACAATCTCCCAGACCTTATCACTCAGTGTATTCAGTTGGATAAGCAACGTAGTGACAGGCCAGAGCTCCTGCAGTCAGAGGCCCAGATCCCAGTGTTGGCTTCCCTGATCCGCCACCAAGCCCTCTCCAACCCCACAGGTCCACCACCCAAGGAAGACCCTATACAGCTTCGAGGAAGCCAGCCGCCTCTCACTCCAGCCAAACGAGCCCGCCAGCAAGAAACTCAGTCATGCCTCTACTGCAGCCAGGCTGGTCACTTCACAAGAGATTGCCTTGCCAAACGTTCTCGAGCCCCAGCAAGGATAAATAACCCAGCTCACCAGTAAGAGGAGCCCAGGCAGGTCGCATTGTAAACTTATAGCCCTCTCACCTCCAGCCTCATTGATTTATATCCtgcattaacatttaaaatacagatgGGGAACGGGGATACCACTTTACAGTCATGAACTCCTATGCGTCTGAGAATTTAAACAACCAGATCTTTTTCATTTGGTGACCCATCACCAAACTTGATAAAGCAATGATGAAAACAATTCCCAGGCACTTTCTACAGTTGGGACTAATTTCCCAAGTGTACTGAAAGCCTGCAGGCAAAACTCTGCCCAGTCTGATCCAATGGAAACCACCCTGGCAATACATTGGGAACTCCATCCCCACCAACAGGTGATAGATACCTGGGTTGAGTTTGTTGGCCCAAGGCCTTCACTCTTACTCTCATTGGTCTGTATCCTAGTCCCCTGTTGGTTTAAGACTCTTGGCTGAAGTCCCAGTTGCATTTCCATATCCTACTAACATTCTCCTACTAGAGGCTGAATCCTGCTCCACCTATTGACTGGAGTCCAATTTAACACAAACCAACCTTCATGGAAACACAGCTATGCCACCTTTTCATACAGCTATATATTTTGCTACTATTTAAAGACTGCTGCTTGCTCAAAAGTAATCTCTTGGCTATTGACAAACTAGATGGTATGGCCCTTTGAGCAGTCTGCTTGGAACTTTGGGTCCACTTCTTTGAGAGTTAGTCCTTCAGGCAGGTATATGTTTTTAGCCAAGCCCTAGCTTACTCCCCTTTTCTCCAACAACCTACTTCAGGTTCCAGCATGTCTTATGGCCAAGTCAAAATGCTCTAGGATAATGACCTCTAACAAGTATTTAGTGAGAGTTGGGGAATGTGTCCCATCATAATTACTGTGTCTGAAGCATGTCCCTGCTGCCTTAGACAGGGAACCTGGCTAACTAAATCTCCACTGAAGACTGAGGATCAGGCCCTTCAGTAGTCTCTGACTCTAGAGGCCTCAGTGCGGTCACCATCTAGGATCACTACCCGTTGATGCTAAGCTCTACCCTTATGGACCACCTCTGGGGACCTTCATCTAGTTGAGGATCTTGAAGAGCAATTAATGGCAGACAATTTTCTGAACCATCTCACATTTCAAATCCTGGGGCATATACATCAACACCATCTGTAAATAAAACTCACGAAATGGGGGTATGATTGCTTGTGTTGTACTTTTCGCATACATTAACTCTGTGTATGGCTTCCTAATGCTTCTGAGCAAAAGTAGTGCTATGCTGAAAAGGTAAAAATCCCTTAAATGTTAAGGATATGCAGTGATAATTGGTGTTTTCTGGTAATTACCTGCTCTTTGTTTCCTGCTTCTTAGGGCTGATGTATGTCCCCATAATGGATTTCCTGAAGTAAAATCAGTAATTCCATATTTCCTAGCAGCCATCAAGGCCTCTCAGAACATGAAGCGCCACTGTAGTTTGGCCCGGAGAATTATGCTTTGACAATACCTAAACTCAGCTAGGACCCTATTACTCTTATCCTATAACATTAACAAACAGATCTTTTCACCCATCAGTGCCTCACTAACCACTGTGCTAATTCTTATTTGTATTCGCGAGGAGTCTCCTTTATTAACAGCTTGCTATACATCCACCTTACTCCATATGCTCTGACAACTAGGAGACCTGAATGCACATATTTCAATTGTGGTAAGAAATTCCCACTAGTGTACTGGGATTGTATGAGATCCTCTAACGGATCTCTATTTGAACTTTAAGTGACTCTGGTATTACCTGCAGGTATCCTGATCTAGTACCACCAATTCTATAATAAAGGACTAACCCAATGGCCTCCAGTCACTTTCCTTACCAACACCAATATCATCCTGGAAAGTTGACAGGAGCATTCAGTTGGCTTAATCACCAATCTTTCTTTATCTTAGGGCCACAATTTATCATTGTGTACTCTTTATGCATATGTACTTTTTACATATAAAGATATGTCACTTTATTTTCTGCAGAAGACTTTCCCTCTGCAACAACGTTACCTTCTTCCCCAAGAAATCTTCAGATTCCATACCCTCTCAGAACAGATAATTAATCCTGGGCTATGAAGTTCAGTTCACCTCCTACTTCTAGAAGCTCCTTG contains the following coding sequences:
- the RTL4 gene encoding retrotransposon Gag-like protein 4; translation: SQSKTTVCPLVSNIGTQFCLVSLDSRRYSRELHRITTYQSALLKQYENFVLGLQQSFGEPTKQEMNPLVNAKVDKRDNFSQQDATTFQLLAQNLRYNETNQSDHYQEELADSIQAEVSGTDLMDNLPDLITQCIQLDKQRSDRPELLQSEAQIPVLASLIRHQALSNPTGPPPKEDPIQLRGSQPPLTPAKRARQQETQSCLYCSQAGHFTRDCLAKRSRAPARINNPAHQ